One segment of Micromonospora parathelypteridis DNA contains the following:
- a CDS encoding nucleosidase, translated as MNLRGTVRADRPLVVLAVGEEASYLPPELPVLLTGMGKVNAASAVAAVLAAGPRPALLLNLGTAGALRPGWAGIHEIATVLQHDLDTDLLRSLTGETYGAPLSLATQGAVLATGDTFVADDAARDRLAQRADLVDMEGYAVAWAAAQAGVPCRLVKQVSDEAGEGAARTWRESVDACARDLAEWAGRHFG; from the coding sequence GTGAATCTTCGGGGTACGGTCCGGGCCGATCGTCCGCTGGTGGTGCTCGCCGTGGGCGAGGAGGCCAGCTATCTGCCTCCCGAGCTGCCGGTGCTGCTCACCGGCATGGGCAAGGTGAACGCCGCCAGCGCGGTGGCCGCGGTGCTGGCCGCCGGGCCGCGCCCCGCCCTGCTGCTCAACCTGGGTACGGCCGGCGCGTTGCGCCCCGGGTGGGCCGGCATCCACGAGATCGCCACCGTGCTCCAGCATGACCTGGACACCGACCTGCTGCGTAGCCTCACCGGCGAGACCTACGGAGCGCCGCTGTCGCTGGCCACCCAGGGCGCGGTGCTGGCCACCGGCGACACGTTCGTGGCCGACGACGCGGCGCGGGACCGGTTGGCGCAGCGTGCCGACCTGGTCGACATGGAGGGGTACGCGGTGGCGTGGGCCGCCGCGCAGGCCGGTGTGCCGTGCCGGCTGGTCAAGCAGGTCAGCGACGAGGCGGGGGAGGGTGCGGCCCGGACCTGGCGGGAGTCGGTGGACGCCTGTGCCCGCGACCTCGCCGAGTGGGCCGGTCGACACTTCGGCTGA
- a CDS encoding ABC transporter permease, with amino-acid sequence MNLAEIVRFALRGVAANKLRSALTMLGILIGVAAVILLVAVGNGSAQVITNRIEALGTNTLTVTGANRGGSGGGLTLEVADALADPVLAPDVRSVSPLVTTSTTLTFEGADHEVPQFVGTRPSWFAAANSPVDSGAAFSADDEAQGRRVVVLGRTVADELFAGRDPVGRQVTVGGALFTVVGVLAAKSSTGFQDANDTVIAPLRAVREVLTGYGPLNSILVEATDAGRVSAAQGQVSTVLAQRLPTSTSGSVPYRIQNAAQLLQTQSETADTFTVLLGAVAAISLLVGGIGITNIMLVTVTERTREIGIRKALGASRRTVLTQFLVEATMLSLLGGALGVAAALIGAQFTIVGVHPVIVPSSVGLALGVSVAIGLFFGGLPAARAARLRPIDALRYE; translated from the coding sequence ATGAACCTCGCCGAGATCGTCCGGTTCGCGCTGCGCGGGGTGGCCGCCAACAAGCTGCGCTCCGCGCTGACCATGCTGGGCATCCTGATCGGGGTCGCCGCGGTGATCCTGCTGGTCGCGGTCGGCAACGGCTCCGCTCAGGTGATCACGAATCGGATCGAGGCCCTGGGCACCAACACGCTGACGGTGACCGGCGCCAACCGGGGCGGAAGCGGTGGCGGGCTGACCCTCGAGGTCGCCGACGCGCTCGCCGACCCGGTGCTCGCGCCCGACGTACGGTCGGTCTCCCCGCTGGTAACCACCAGTACCACCCTCACCTTCGAGGGGGCCGATCACGAGGTGCCGCAGTTCGTCGGCACCCGGCCGAGCTGGTTTGCCGCCGCCAATTCGCCGGTGGACAGCGGCGCCGCCTTCAGCGCCGACGACGAGGCGCAGGGCCGGCGGGTGGTCGTACTCGGCCGCACCGTGGCCGACGAACTGTTCGCGGGCAGGGATCCGGTGGGCCGGCAGGTCACCGTGGGCGGCGCGCTGTTCACCGTGGTCGGGGTGCTGGCGGCGAAGTCCTCCACCGGCTTCCAGGACGCCAACGACACCGTGATCGCCCCCCTGCGGGCGGTACGCGAGGTGCTCACCGGGTACGGGCCGCTCAACTCGATCCTGGTGGAGGCGACCGATGCGGGCCGGGTGTCGGCGGCGCAGGGGCAGGTCTCCACGGTGCTCGCCCAGCGCCTGCCGACGTCCACCTCGGGCAGCGTCCCGTACCGGATCCAAAACGCCGCGCAGCTCCTGCAGACCCAGTCCGAGACGGCCGACACGTTCACGGTGCTGCTGGGGGCGGTGGCCGCGATCAGCCTGCTGGTCGGCGGCATCGGCATCACCAACATCATGCTGGTCACGGTGACCGAGCGGACCCGCGAGATCGGCATCCGCAAGGCGCTCGGTGCCAGCCGACGTACCGTGCTGACCCAGTTCCTGGTGGAGGCGACCATGCTGAGCCTCCTCGGTGGGGCGCTCGGGGTGGCGGCGGCGCTGATCGGCGCCCAGTTCACCATCGTCGGCGTCCACCCGGTGATCGTGCCCAGCTCGGTGGGGCTGGCCCTCGGCGTCTCGGTGGCGATCGGCCTGTTCTTCGGTGGCCTGCCCGCGGCCCGGGCGGCCCGGCTGCGCCCCATCGACGCCCTGCGCTACGAGTAG
- a CDS encoding S8 family serine peptidase, giving the protein MALSHRRRRSGLIALGTALTLAAGFTPPAAGASAAPPNTPDRPVGLPPAAAGRASTVTLITGDTVTVTTAADGSTVSTVRRPDGSTPTFHRTVLHGDTYVYPDAALPYVTSGVLDRQLFNVTELIADGYDDAHTDKLPLIVTMTDAAARNRTRPAVDGAELVRPLDSVQGAALTRPRATADRFWTALTAGSAARRTGDAPTLANGIAKIWLDGRVHADLSESTAQIGAPKLWAEGNTAAGVDVAVLDSGADAEHPDLAGQIAESSSFVPAEPDILDYKGHGTHVASTIAGTGAASGGVERGVAPGARLHIGKVLNSEGSGQDSWIIAGMEWAAREQKARVVSMSLGGETTDGSDPMSQAVDRLSAETGALFVIAAGNSGPATIGSPGAANSALTVGAVDSTDHLADFSSQGPRAGDGGLKPEITAPGVDILAARSHLVRGGSGDYTLMSGTSMATPHVAGTAALVAAAHPDWTGQRIKEALVSTVKASPDYTPYQAGAGRVDAVAAVHATVFATPSAYSGFQAWPQQPAMTVDRTVTYTNIGSAPVTLKLALDAATAPAGLFALSADTVTVPAGGTATVTLTAKYDKLPVEKQVSGMIIATDDAGTVRGRTLIGAGKEGQRQNLTLIAKDRDGKPLVGKVILTTDGLFTAVDLPESGTATLRLPVASWNGWISADVRGVNGPRSKGMAMLSFTDVNLDRDRTVTLDARAARQVQAKVPQEATATSLRMDIHRSTANGFTESQVLPNDSYDSMWALPTSRKVTDGEFEFGARWRLEQPALTVSAGGRLYDDLLVKRATPALPAGRRQLDAVYVADASAASMAKRPVRDRAVVVRRSDTVDIATQAQAAAAAGAKLLLVVNDGVGRLDPWDESPWSPESPAPVTVATLTADEGDQLVAALERGTVRLTVESHPETTYLYDVAHHWTGTVPADPTYRPSARELARVDVEFRNYRQGKALEFRTDIWQGMASSNQETVPAQGRRTDWVSADQRWIDDAYIVGETGQHLQDVVRYPAGKRSTVEWFGPIQRPRMGGQSYTPVRYLDTVYLPAPGWGDGGGHIGEARANFDMVNRTTLYQGDKELNWGNAEYLQVSGLAEQRLPYRLVVENDRAAWTNPYSRQTRTEWGFSSAATGEESSEVLPMIQLDYQVAIDSDGKASRRAPLTVVASHLPEISGTVGGVTVEVSYDDGATWRKQRLTRHGDGWRTSLSAPAKAGFVSLRTTARDTAGNTVSQSITRAFGLR; this is encoded by the coding sequence TTGGCTCTGTCTCACCGGCGTCGCCGATCCGGGCTGATCGCCCTCGGCACCGCCCTCACCCTGGCGGCCGGGTTCACCCCACCCGCCGCGGGGGCGTCCGCCGCCCCGCCGAACACCCCCGACCGCCCGGTAGGCCTTCCCCCGGCCGCCGCCGGACGCGCGTCCACCGTCACCCTGATCACCGGTGACACGGTCACGGTCACCACCGCGGCGGACGGCAGCACCGTGTCGACCGTGCGCCGACCGGACGGCAGCACGCCGACCTTCCACCGCACCGTGCTGCACGGCGACACGTACGTGTACCCGGACGCCGCCTTGCCGTACGTCACCAGCGGCGTGCTGGACCGGCAGCTCTTCAACGTCACCGAGCTGATCGCCGACGGCTACGACGACGCCCACACCGACAAGCTGCCGCTGATCGTCACCATGACCGACGCGGCGGCCCGCAACCGCACCCGCCCTGCCGTGGACGGCGCCGAGCTGGTCCGGCCGTTGGACAGCGTGCAGGGTGCTGCGCTGACCCGACCGCGTGCCACCGCCGACCGGTTCTGGACCGCGCTCACCGCCGGCTCGGCAGCCCGTCGTACGGGTGACGCCCCGACCCTGGCCAACGGCATCGCGAAGATCTGGTTGGACGGTCGGGTGCACGCCGACCTGTCCGAGTCCACCGCGCAGATCGGCGCGCCGAAGCTGTGGGCCGAGGGCAACACCGCCGCCGGTGTCGACGTCGCGGTGCTCGACTCCGGTGCCGACGCCGAGCACCCGGACCTCGCCGGGCAGATCGCCGAGTCCAGCAGTTTCGTGCCCGCGGAGCCCGACATCCTCGACTACAAGGGACACGGCACGCACGTCGCCTCGACGATCGCCGGGACCGGCGCCGCGTCCGGCGGTGTCGAGCGGGGCGTCGCCCCCGGCGCCCGGCTGCACATCGGCAAGGTCCTCAACAGCGAGGGCAGCGGGCAGGACTCGTGGATCATCGCCGGCATGGAGTGGGCGGCCCGGGAGCAGAAGGCCCGCGTCGTCAGCATGAGCCTGGGCGGTGAGACCACCGACGGCAGCGACCCGATGAGCCAGGCGGTCGACCGGCTCAGCGCCGAGACCGGCGCGCTCTTCGTGATCGCCGCCGGCAACAGCGGCCCGGCCACCATCGGCAGCCCGGGAGCCGCCAACTCCGCGCTCACCGTTGGCGCGGTCGACTCCACCGACCACCTCGCCGACTTCTCCAGCCAGGGCCCGCGTGCCGGCGACGGCGGGCTCAAGCCCGAGATCACCGCGCCCGGCGTGGACATCCTGGCCGCCCGCTCCCACCTGGTCCGCGGCGGCTCCGGGGACTACACGCTGATGAGCGGCACGTCCATGGCCACCCCGCACGTGGCCGGCACGGCCGCGCTGGTCGCCGCCGCGCACCCGGACTGGACCGGTCAGCGGATCAAGGAGGCGCTGGTCAGCACGGTCAAGGCCTCCCCCGACTACACCCCGTACCAGGCGGGTGCCGGTCGGGTGGACGCGGTCGCCGCCGTGCACGCCACCGTCTTCGCCACCCCGAGCGCCTACTCCGGCTTCCAGGCCTGGCCGCAGCAGCCGGCGATGACCGTCGACCGCACGGTCACCTACACCAACATCGGCAGCGCGCCGGTCACGCTGAAGCTGGCCCTCGACGCGGCAACCGCGCCGGCTGGGCTCTTCGCCCTCTCCGCCGACACGGTCACCGTGCCCGCCGGCGGCACCGCCACGGTGACGCTGACCGCGAAGTACGACAAGCTGCCGGTGGAGAAGCAGGTCAGCGGAATGATCATCGCCACGGACGACGCCGGTACGGTCCGCGGCCGTACCCTGATCGGCGCCGGCAAGGAGGGTCAGCGGCAGAACCTCACGCTGATCGCCAAGGACCGGGACGGCAAGCCGCTCGTCGGCAAGGTCATCCTCACCACCGACGGCCTGTTCACCGCCGTCGACCTGCCCGAGAGCGGCACCGCCACGCTGCGCCTGCCGGTGGCGAGCTGGAACGGTTGGATCTCCGCCGACGTGCGGGGTGTGAACGGGCCGCGTTCCAAGGGGATGGCGATGCTCAGCTTCACCGACGTCAACCTGGACCGCGACCGCACCGTCACGCTCGACGCGCGGGCCGCCCGACAGGTGCAGGCCAAGGTGCCGCAGGAGGCCACCGCCACTTCGCTGCGGATGGACATCCACCGGTCCACCGCGAACGGCTTCACCGAGAGCCAGGTGCTGCCCAACGACTCGTACGACAGCATGTGGGCGTTGCCGACGAGCCGGAAGGTCACCGACGGCGAGTTCGAGTTCGGTGCCCGGTGGCGGCTCGAGCAGCCGGCGTTGACGGTCTCCGCCGGCGGCCGCTTGTACGACGATCTGCTGGTGAAGCGGGCGACCCCCGCGCTGCCGGCCGGTCGTCGCCAGTTGGACGCGGTCTACGTCGCCGACGCGTCGGCGGCCAGCATGGCCAAGCGTCCGGTCCGGGACCGGGCGGTGGTGGTCCGGCGCAGCGACACCGTGGACATCGCCACCCAGGCGCAGGCCGCCGCGGCGGCCGGGGCGAAGTTGCTGCTGGTGGTCAACGACGGCGTGGGCCGGCTTGACCCCTGGGACGAGTCGCCGTGGAGCCCGGAGAGCCCGGCCCCGGTGACCGTGGCGACGCTCACCGCCGACGAGGGCGACCAACTCGTCGCGGCGTTGGAGCGCGGCACGGTGCGGCTGACCGTCGAGTCGCATCCGGAGACCACCTACCTGTACGACGTCGCGCACCACTGGACCGGCACCGTGCCGGCCGACCCCACCTACCGGCCCTCCGCGCGGGAGTTGGCCCGGGTCGACGTCGAGTTCCGCAACTACCGGCAGGGCAAGGCGCTGGAGTTCCGCACCGACATCTGGCAGGGCATGGCGTCGAGCAACCAGGAGACCGTCCCGGCACAGGGCCGGCGTACCGACTGGGTGAGCGCCGATCAGCGGTGGATCGACGACGCGTACATCGTCGGCGAGACCGGCCAGCACCTGCAAGACGTGGTCCGGTACCCGGCCGGCAAGCGGAGCACCGTCGAGTGGTTCGGCCCGATCCAGCGGCCCCGGATGGGCGGCCAGAGTTACACGCCGGTCCGCTACCTGGACACCGTCTACCTGCCCGCGCCGGGCTGGGGTGACGGGGGTGGCCACATCGGTGAGGCGCGCGCCAACTTCGACATGGTCAACCGGACCACCCTCTACCAGGGTGACAAGGAGCTGAACTGGGGTAACGCCGAGTACCTCCAGGTCTCCGGCCTGGCCGAGCAGCGACTGCCGTACCGGTTGGTGGTGGAGAACGACCGGGCCGCCTGGACCAACCCGTACTCCCGGCAGACCCGCACCGAGTGGGGCTTCAGCTCGGCGGCCACCGGGGAGGAGTCGTCGGAGGTGCTACCGATGATCCAGCTGGACTACCAGGTGGCCATCGACTCCGACGGCAAGGCGTCGCGGCGGGCACCGCTGACCGTGGTCGCCTCGCACCTGCCCGAGATCTCGGGCACGGTCGGCGGTGTGACCGTCGAGGTGTCCTACGACGACGGGGCGACCTGGCGGAAGCAGCGTCTGACCCGGCACGGTGACGGCTGGCGTACCTCGTTGTCCGCACCGGCGAAGGCCGGCTTCGTGAGCCTGCGCACCACCGCGCGGGACACCGCCGGCAACACCGTGAGCCAGAGCATCACCCGGGCGTTCGGCCTGCGCTGA
- a CDS encoding bifunctional 4-hydroxy-2-oxoglutarate aldolase/2-dehydro-3-deoxy-phosphogluconate aldolase produces the protein MTTADFDHIFGGARVMAILRGLPVAETVRLAERAWDLGIDVVEVPVATADAVPSLRAAVEAGAERGRIVGAGTVLDVAQVVAAADAGAAFTVAPGLDLAVADAAAARGLPHLPGVATPTEAQQALRHGLTWLKAFPAISLGPAWFKAVAGPLPQLRFVATGGLDAGNAAAFLQAGVRVVAVGSALSDPNQLDRLAELTKPAT, from the coding sequence ATGACCACAGCGGACTTCGACCACATCTTCGGCGGCGCCCGCGTGATGGCGATCCTGCGCGGCCTGCCGGTCGCCGAGACCGTTCGGCTCGCCGAGCGCGCCTGGGACCTCGGCATCGACGTGGTGGAGGTGCCGGTGGCCACCGCCGATGCCGTGCCGTCGCTGCGTGCCGCCGTCGAGGCGGGCGCCGAGCGCGGCCGGATCGTCGGCGCGGGCACGGTGCTCGACGTCGCACAGGTCGTCGCGGCCGCCGACGCGGGCGCCGCGTTCACCGTCGCGCCCGGCCTGGACCTCGCGGTCGCCGACGCGGCCGCCGCGCGTGGCCTGCCGCACCTGCCCGGTGTGGCCACCCCGACCGAGGCACAGCAGGCGCTGCGGCACGGCCTCACCTGGCTCAAGGCGTTCCCCGCGATCTCCCTCGGGCCGGCCTGGTTCAAGGCCGTAGCCGGCCCGCTGCCGCAGTTGCGCTTCGTCGCGACCGGTGGCTTGGACGCAGGCAACGCCGCCGCGTTCCTGCAGGCCGGCGTACGGGTGGTGGCGGTCGGCTCAGCCCTGTCCGACCCCAACCAGCTGGACCGCCTAGCCGAGCTGACCAAGCCCGCGACCTGA
- a CDS encoding ABC transporter ATP-binding protein encodes MTPGNARPPVLDVRALTKVYGEGPAAVHALRGISLTVAAGDYVAIMGSSGSGKSTLMNILGCLDVPSDGQYLLDGVDVGRLADRQLALVRNRLIGFVFQAFNLIPRTTALANVELPLAYAGVRAGQRRRRALAALDAVGLADRAGHQPNQLSGGQQQRVAVARALVTEPALVLADEPTGNLDSRSTEDILAVFDQLNAAGRTIVLITHEPEVGARAGRLIRLLDGQVRSDVRQGGRHSAAVGR; translated from the coding sequence ATGACGCCGGGAAACGCACGACCACCGGTCCTGGACGTTCGTGCGCTGACCAAGGTGTACGGCGAGGGCCCGGCGGCGGTGCATGCCCTGCGGGGGATCTCGCTGACCGTCGCGGCCGGTGACTATGTGGCGATCATGGGCTCCTCCGGCTCCGGCAAGTCCACCCTGATGAACATCCTCGGCTGCCTCGACGTGCCCTCGGACGGGCAGTACCTGCTGGACGGGGTGGACGTCGGCCGGCTCGCCGACCGCCAACTCGCCCTGGTCCGTAACCGGCTCATCGGTTTCGTCTTCCAGGCGTTCAACCTGATCCCGCGGACCACCGCGTTGGCCAACGTCGAGCTGCCGCTGGCGTACGCCGGGGTGCGGGCCGGCCAGCGGCGGCGGCGGGCGCTCGCCGCGCTGGACGCCGTGGGGCTGGCCGACCGGGCCGGCCACCAGCCCAACCAGCTCTCCGGCGGCCAGCAGCAGCGGGTCGCGGTGGCCAGGGCGTTGGTCACCGAGCCGGCGTTGGTGCTCGCCGACGAGCCGACCGGCAACCTGGACAGCCGCTCCACCGAGGACATCCTGGCGGTCTTCGACCAGCTCAACGCAGCGGGCCGGACCATCGTGCTGATCACCCACGAGCCGGAGGTGGGCGCCCGGGCCGGGCGGCTGATCCGGCTGCTCGACGGGCAGGTCCGCTCGGACGTCCGGCAGGGCGGACGGCACTCCGCGGCGGTGGGGCGATGA
- a CDS encoding low temperature requirement protein A, which yields MTTGRTAALVRRPDGSTRATLLELLFDVVFVAALAQTSKLLADQESWAHSATVLLMLTAIWWTWSVTSTTTEFYDPQQRPIQAILMVAMIGSVGMAASLPMLTSGQARTFALAYVGTHVVRGVVLLSTLYQQRQRLALARAARFLFWFLVSGVLWIIGALAGPARWWIWTSAIAIDLISAAARYPTPWLGRVPIEQYERTTAHLGERYQQFVILALGDIILVPTLEISRSEFDILRIAALLCGFAIMLLLWQIYVFRAGGLLEAKGDRPARVAPYTHLVMLVGVTATAAAFDLVVERPTGTTPVRWLMLIIGGPALFVLGRALFTALLSTSVPWRRTAWQLLPLAVLPWAGGWPPVLVSAIVALGLAGHALVPGGRRETLPGLTLRRPGD from the coding sequence ATGACCACCGGACGCACCGCGGCACTGGTACGCCGGCCGGACGGGTCGACCCGGGCCACGCTGCTGGAGTTGCTCTTCGACGTGGTCTTCGTGGCCGCGCTCGCCCAGACCTCGAAACTGCTCGCCGACCAGGAGTCCTGGGCCCACAGCGCGACGGTGTTGCTGATGCTGACGGCGATCTGGTGGACGTGGTCGGTCACCTCGACCACTACCGAGTTCTACGACCCGCAGCAGCGCCCGATCCAGGCCATCCTGATGGTCGCCATGATCGGGTCGGTCGGGATGGCGGCCTCGCTACCGATGCTCACCAGCGGACAGGCCCGGACCTTCGCGCTCGCCTATGTCGGCACGCACGTGGTACGCGGCGTCGTCCTGCTCAGCACCCTGTACCAGCAGCGGCAGCGGTTGGCCCTGGCGCGAGCCGCCCGGTTCCTGTTCTGGTTCCTGGTGTCCGGCGTTCTCTGGATCATCGGCGCGCTGGCGGGCCCGGCGCGCTGGTGGATCTGGACCAGCGCGATAGCGATCGACCTGATCTCCGCGGCCGCACGCTACCCCACGCCCTGGCTGGGCCGGGTGCCGATCGAACAGTACGAGCGGACCACCGCACACCTGGGCGAGCGCTACCAGCAGTTCGTCATCCTGGCCCTCGGCGACATCATCCTGGTGCCCACCCTGGAGATCAGCCGGAGCGAGTTCGACATACTCCGGATCGCCGCCCTGCTCTGCGGGTTCGCCATCATGCTGCTGCTCTGGCAGATCTACGTCTTCCGGGCCGGCGGTCTGCTCGAGGCGAAGGGGGACCGGCCGGCCCGCGTAGCCCCGTACACCCATCTGGTGATGCTGGTCGGCGTGACCGCCACGGCGGCCGCCTTCGACCTGGTCGTCGAACGGCCGACCGGAACGACGCCGGTGCGGTGGCTGATGCTGATCATCGGTGGGCCGGCGCTGTTCGTGCTCGGCCGCGCCCTGTTCACCGCGCTGCTCTCCACCTCCGTGCCGTGGCGGCGAACGGCGTGGCAGCTGCTGCCCCTGGCGGTGCTGCCGTGGGCCGGCGGCTGGCCACCGGTGCTGGTCAGCGCCATCGTGGCGCTCGGGCTGGCCGGTCACGCGCTGGTCCCCGGCGGCCGCCGGGAGACGTTGCCGGGGCTGACCCTGCGGCGTCCCGGCGACTGA
- a CDS encoding sugar kinase encodes MGETMVVLCPAPGEPLEHAERVAVSVGGAESNVAGYLARLGHRAAWVSRVGDDPFGRAVVRHVAAAGVRVDQVSVDPAAPTGMYVKDPGPEGTAVHYYRAGSAASRMDVDTLAAPGLAGARVLHLSGITPALSASCRALVEHAVTDRPLVGALVSFDVNHRARLWPAEQAAPVLRDLADRCDLVFVGQDEAETLWGSADPMAVRRLLPGPETVVVKDGAVGATVLCRDAEPVFVPAPRVTVVEPVGAGDAFAAGYLAGLLRGLDPVRRLRLGHLVAAQALTSSGDNAPVPPWAWFERLLAATADDWSSLDLTGARVTT; translated from the coding sequence GTGGGGGAGACGATGGTGGTGCTCTGCCCCGCACCGGGTGAACCGCTGGAGCACGCCGAACGGGTAGCTGTCTCGGTCGGCGGCGCGGAGTCCAACGTGGCCGGCTACCTGGCCCGGCTGGGGCACCGGGCGGCCTGGGTGAGCCGGGTCGGCGACGACCCCTTCGGCCGGGCCGTCGTCCGGCATGTCGCCGCCGCGGGCGTCCGCGTCGACCAGGTCAGCGTGGACCCGGCCGCCCCCACCGGCATGTACGTCAAGGACCCGGGCCCGGAGGGGACCGCCGTGCACTACTACCGGGCGGGGTCGGCGGCCTCCCGAATGGACGTTGACACGCTGGCCGCCCCGGGGCTGGCCGGTGCCCGTGTGCTGCACCTGTCCGGGATCACCCCGGCGCTCTCCGCCTCCTGCCGGGCGCTGGTCGAGCACGCGGTGACCGATCGGCCGCTGGTGGGGGCGCTTGTCAGCTTCGACGTCAACCACCGGGCCCGGCTGTGGCCCGCCGAGCAGGCCGCGCCGGTGCTGCGTGACCTCGCCGACCGCTGCGACCTGGTCTTCGTCGGCCAGGACGAGGCCGAGACGCTGTGGGGCAGCGCCGACCCGATGGCCGTACGCCGGCTGTTGCCCGGACCGGAGACGGTGGTGGTCAAGGACGGCGCGGTGGGCGCCACCGTGCTGTGCCGAGACGCCGAGCCGGTCTTCGTCCCGGCGCCCCGGGTGACCGTGGTGGAGCCGGTCGGCGCCGGAGACGCGTTCGCGGCCGGTTACCTGGCCGGTCTGTTGCGCGGCCTCGACCCCGTTCGACGGTTGCGCCTCGGTCACCTGGTCGCGGCGCAGGCGTTGACCAGCAGCGGCGACAACGCCCCGGTGCCGCCGTGGGCCTGGTTCGAGAGGCTGCTCGCCGCCACTGCCGACGACTGGTCGTCGCTCGATCTGACCGGCGCGCGGGTGACGACCTGA
- a CDS encoding S1 family peptidase — translation MRRSPLVALVLGVLLLVAPGAAQAAVPDRAAAPAADPAAVLAGVRTAGTAWGIDPATNRMTLTVDDTVAPSELTALRAVADRAGALLRREPGTLRTLIAGGQGIYGGGGRCSLGANVRSGSTYYVITAGHCTTTASTWYTDSAQTTVLGTRTATSFPTNDYGLIRYTGRIAHPSAVYTYPGLLTIYGAGNAYIGQAVCRSGSTTGVRCGTVTGLNQTVNYSTGVIYGLIRTNICAEPGDSGGPLYVASTGTILGILSGGTGNCTAGGTTYYQPIGEVLAAYGLTLP, via the coding sequence ATGCGTCGCTCCCCGCTCGTCGCCCTCGTCCTTGGCGTCCTACTGCTCGTCGCGCCCGGCGCGGCGCAGGCCGCCGTCCCCGACCGGGCCGCCGCGCCCGCCGCCGACCCGGCGGCCGTGCTGGCCGGCGTACGCACCGCGGGCACCGCCTGGGGTATCGACCCGGCGACCAACCGGATGACCCTCACCGTCGACGACACGGTGGCCCCCAGCGAACTGACCGCACTGCGGGCGGTGGCCGACCGGGCCGGCGCGCTGCTGCGCCGAGAGCCCGGAACACTGCGCACCCTGATCGCCGGTGGGCAGGGCATCTACGGCGGCGGCGGTCGCTGCTCGCTCGGTGCGAACGTGCGCAGCGGCAGCACCTACTACGTGATCACCGCCGGGCACTGCACCACGACCGCCAGCACCTGGTACACCGACAGCGCCCAGACCACCGTGCTCGGCACCCGCACCGCCACCAGCTTCCCCACCAACGACTACGGGCTGATCCGCTACACCGGTCGGATCGCCCACCCCAGCGCGGTCTACACCTACCCCGGCCTGCTGACCATCTACGGCGCCGGCAACGCGTACATCGGTCAGGCGGTGTGCCGCAGCGGTAGCACCACCGGGGTGCGCTGCGGCACCGTCACCGGTCTCAACCAGACCGTCAACTACTCCACCGGCGTGATCTACGGCCTGATCCGCACCAACATCTGCGCCGAGCCGGGGGACAGCGGCGGACCGCTCTACGTGGCCTCCACCGGCACCATCCTCGGCATCCTCTCCGGCGGCACCGGCAACTGCACCGCCGGCGGCACCACCTACTACCAGCCGATCGGGGAGGTGCTGGCCGCGTACGGTCTGACGTTGCCCTGA